The following DNA comes from Novipirellula caenicola.
CGATTTCACCGCTGGACGCATCGTGCGGGATCAACGTCTGGGTGACTTTCGGCAATTCGGCAACGTCGGCGGGGTAATCGCATTCGTGCGTGACGCCGACGAGTTGATCGCGAAGCCCCAGGCCGCAGACAATTTCAGTCGCGCTGGGCAGAAGAGAGATGATTCGCATGGCAGTTCCGCAGGATTCTTGTAACGAGATCGAAATCGTTACAGATCACTGACCGCTTTGCAATCCGAGCAGCGAGTCGGCCCATCGCATCGGCATCGAGGCCAACGAATGGGTGAGCACTTCGGACCACCACTGAGTCGTTTCTGCCAGATCGGATTCGGTGAACCGCTGGAATTGCGGGTGTCGCGAATGATTTGGGATGACTGCCACATCGATCGGATAGTCGACGTCCGTCACGCTGGTTCGCGTCGCGTCAAAGGCCAGCAGTGCCAACGCCACGGCCGACCGCAACGAGGTTTCATAGTTCAACAATCGATCCAAAATCGGTTTGCCGTAATAGGTTCGCCCGATCATAAAGTAGGGGGAATCCATCGCGGCTTCGACCCAATTGCCTTCGGGATAAACGTAGAACAATTGCGGCGATTGGTCGGCCAGCAAACAGCCGCCGATGATCGCGTGCATGTTAAACGTATGTCCGGTCGAGGATAGCGAGGGGCCGTCTTCATTACGAACGCGTCGGAGTTGTTCGCCAAACAGATTGGCGAATTGGTAGAGACGATCGACTGGCGTTTGCCCTTGTCGCAAGGTTTCTTCGACGTAGATCAACGTCTTGTCGCGAACCGAGCGCAGCCCGCTGGTCATCGTGAACAGCGACGCGTCCCCGTGCTGGAACTCGGCTAACTTTTGTTTGTTGACCTGTTCACTGCCACGGGTAATGCGTGTGTCCGCCAGTGCTACGATTCCATCGCGTACTTGGATGCCGATACAAAACGTCACGAGAATGCCTACACTAAATCGAGAGAAGGAACGGAAAACCGACCAGGCAGTGCACAATCTGTTCCAATTTGGGATAGGCTTTCAGCCTGTCATTGGATGACAGGCTTCTGTAGCGATAGTCGCAAGACTTTCGGCATCGATTCCAGCGTACCAAACCTAAGGAGGCGTTATAGGATGACAGGCTGGAAGTCTATGCCAGCTTTTTGTTAAAGCAACGCGGGCTCGTCAAGCGGCTGGACAGCGTAGGATTCGTTGTCAGCGTTCAGCGTCAAGCGAAACGAGGCGGTGACCTGCGGGTTTTGCGTTTTCTGGGAATCAAAGACCGACTGCATGGTTGCGGCATACAGCACAGCGTCGTGCGGCCCGGTGGCGTCCACGACGACCAAATGGATGACGTCGGGGGCCATTTCGATCTGGCTCTGCAGGTAGCCTTTGACGAGCGGGTATGGAGTCAACGGACGTGGGCTATTGGCACAAAAGGTGTCGTACGGTTTTTTGTCCGAGAAACCATAGATGACTTGATAGCTGGACGCCGACTCGGCGGCAGTCAAGGTGGGGCCGATGCGTGATTTGTCGAAAATCAGCACGTAGTAGGGCGTCGCAACAGGAGTCGTATTCATCGTAGTCGTTGGGGGTGTAGGGGAGCGTGGATTAGAATGATCGTTCAACCGCGCCGGGGTACTGCCGGGGCGTGGGGGACTGCCAGGGCGTTCCGAAGACGAACCGTTAGGCAGACGACGAAGCGGTCCGGCGCGAAACGCATCGGCCAATGCCGCGGGGACTTTTGCTTCGGCCAACACGAATGCGGCTCGGTTGCGGCTGACATTCGCCCTCATTTTCTGTTCGAGTGCGACCGCTTCGGCGCGACGTCCTTCGGCCAACGCGCGAGCGATCCGGGTGTCAGCATCGGCTTGGTCACTTTGCAATCGAGCGCCGATGTTCTCACCGACGTCGATGTCGTAGATGTCGATCGAAACGATCGCGAATGCGGTGTTGCTATCCAAGCCGTGGGTGATGGCGCCTTTGGAGATCGTCGATGGCATCTCCAGTACATCCATGTGCGATTCAGCAGATCCGATCGCGGTGATAATGCCTTGGCCCACGCGAGCGATAATGGTTTCTTCGGTTGCCCCCCCAATCAATTGTTCCAAATTGGTTCGTACCGTCACGCGTGCACCGACTCGCAACTCCACTCCATTTTTTGCCACGGCGCTCAACGTATGCGATCCGCCGCTATCGTTGCGAGGGCAGTGGATGACTTTGGGTGACACGCTTGTTTGCACCGCCAACAACACGTCTCGGCCAGCGAGGTCAATCGCCGCGGCACGATCAAAATCCAAGTCAATCCCCGCGCGGTGCGCTGCGATTTGCGCCTGCACCACATTCATCACATCGCCGCCCGCCAAGTGGTGGGCTTGTAATCGATTGGTGCTCATTCCGGTATTGCGATCGATGGACAAACCGGCTTGCCGTGCCATGATTTTTGCGGTGACGATCAAGCGATGTTCGATGCGAAGGAAGCTCATCGCAATCAAGCTGGTCATCGAGATGTCGGCGCCCGACATGTAGGCTTGGATCCAATACGAGCCCCACTTGGCGGAGATCGCAACGATCAGCAAGCCTAAGACGATTGCGACGACGCCCAATCCCACCATCGCTTGCCCAAAACTGGGAAGCTCTATTTCCGCGACGAAATCGAACACAACCGCCACCTTTTGTTGGGCAGCCCACCGGCGACTCATCCAAAGAACCAATGCCTTGAACGCAGTCAAGTTTCAATCAAAACCTGCGATACATGCGGCTCGCGAAGAGAGGTTGATTGAAGAATGTGTGTGTTAAGCGTTGCCGAAGAAACCAGGGTTTCGCGGGGGCGTTGGCTACCACACCTCTCTATCTAGAATCCTAGGGCTAAAACGCCAAAATGCAATGCCCCTCGGGTACCTCGCGCCCGCGAGCGACACCGCAGTGCGGGGCCGATACCGGTCCCGCTTTGGTCCATGCTGTGCACCCCACCATTTATTCTTGCCGTACGGTGTCTTTTTTGGCGTGTTGGGATCGTGCGTGACCATTGCCATCTAAAGACACATTTTGGGAGAAAGAATCGATGCATATTAGATTAGAAAACAAGACAGCCGTTGTGACGGGCTCGACTGCGGGAATTGGTTACGCGATCGCAAAGGGGCTGGCTGCTGCCGGGGCGGGCGTGGTCATTAATGGACGCAGCCAAGCGCGAGTCGACCAGGCAATCAAGAAGCTCGAAGGCGAACTGAAGGAACTTGATCGGGGGGACAGCGGTTCGATCCGTGGCGTCGCCGCGGATCTTGCGACAGTCGATGGCTTCAAGCATTTTGTTGCCGAGGCACCTCAGGCTGACATTTTGATCAACAACCTCGGCATCTTCGAACCGAAGCCGTATTTTGAAATTCCGGATGAGGATTGGGAACGCTTCTTTCAGACCAATGTGATGAGTGCGATTCGAATGTCACGTCACTACACGCCGGGGATGGTGGATCGCGGTTGGGGGCGTGTTCAATTTATTTCATCCGAGTCGGCAATCGCGATCCCCACAGAGATGATTCATTACGGGATGACCAAAACGGCGTTACTGTCGATTTCGCGTGGGCTTGCCGCTACCGTCGCGGCAACGGGAGTCACGGTCAATGCGATTTTGCCTGGGCCGACGGCATCGGAAGGGGTGTCGCAATTTGTCGATGACTTGGCCCGTGATGGAAACAAGACGCGCGAGCAGGTCGAGACCGAGTTCTTTGAACAAGTCCGTCCAACCTCATTGATCCAGCGGTTTGAAACGGTCGACGAGATCGCGAATATGTGTGTGTTTGTTGCATCAGAGCAGGCTTCTGCGATCACCGGTGCCGCGCTCCGCGTCGACGGTGGCACGGTCAACGCAATCTTCTAATGTCGCGAAACCGCCGTGGGATGACCGCTTGTCGACCAGCGTTATTTATTCATCCAAATTTTATTTGTTGACTAATTTCGCTGTATTTCCCGGGATCTCCGGCGTTCCTCCGGTATCGCTACTGGCACTGCTGCGGTTGGCATAGTTTGTGCTCTGCTTGCCCGCGGGTCTATGCTGAAAATAGTACCCGCGTGATGTCACTGCTTTGACTTCTTTGCAAGCCCCTTCAAACGCTGCCTCGGCGCGAGCGAGAGTTGACGAACATGAATCAAGCCAACGTTGTGCAGTCCACTGCTGTCCGAGTGGATACGTTTCTCGACGATGTGTTGGACGGGCTCTCGCGTCCCCACAAATCGCTGCCTAGTAAATACTTGTATGACGAGCGTGGCTCGCATCTGTTTGATCAAATCTGCGAACTGGATGAGTACTATGTAACGCGTACCGAGTTGGCGATCATGCAACAGAATGCGTCATCGATCGCTCATCAAATTGATACCGATGTGATGTTGGTGGAATATGGCAGCGGAAGCAGTTTGAAAACGCGTGTGTTACTTGATTCGCTGTCGCGTCCTGCTGCCTACGTGCCTGTCGATATCTCGGAAGAGCACTTGCTGAACACTGCCGAACAATTGCGATTAGCCTACCCGGACTTGAAGGTCCTGCCCGTCGTCGCCGACTTTACCCAACCGTTTACGCTACCCGATTGTGAGCCGCCTGCGTCACACGTTGCGTTTTACTTTCCTGGGTCCACGATCGGCAACTTCACTCCGCCGCAAGCTGGTAAACTGTTGCAGCAAATGGCTGCAATGCTGGGGCAACAAGGTGGATTGTTGATTGGTATCGATCTGCAAAAAGATCTCGACGTTTTGCATGCCGCCTACGATGATCGCGAAGGGGTCACGGCTGCGTTTAGTCTAAATCTGCTGAGCCGAATCAATCGCGAACTCGGGGGTAATTTTGATTGTGATCGCTTCCAACATCGCGCTGTTTACAACACCCTGCACCACCGAATTGAAATCAGCATTGTCAGTCTTGAAGATCAAGTGGTTTCCATTGGCGACCATGCGATCGAGTTTGCTGCGGGCGAAGGCATTCTGACCGAGTATTCTCACAAGTACACCGTAGACGGATTTGCGAAGTTCGCTCGCCAGTACGGATTCCAGCTTCACAAATCCTGGACCGATCCACAGAACTATTTCGCAGTCTTGCACCTCGTTATTGAATAGACACATGAGTAGTACTGCTGCTGCCCTGTCGCCGGGGGAACAACTTCGTGCGTCCTACCTCGCAACGCGATCTTTTACCGACCAGATTGCTCAGCCTTTGTCGGCGGAAGACTGCACCGTTCAGTCGATGGACGACGCGAGTCCCACGAAGTGGCACCTTGCGCATACCACGTGGTTTTTCGAAACCTTCATCCTGCGGACTCAGTCGGACTATCGCGAATTCGATCCCGAGTTCAATTTTTTGTTCAATTCGTACTACAACTCGATCGGTCGCCAGTATCCTCGGTCGCGTCGGGGGCTGATCTCTCGTCCCGGGATGCAGCAGGTCGAGGATTATCGCAACCATGTCGATCGAGAAATGTCGAGACGTCTGGGGTGCGATGATTTCGCGACCCAGAATGCCGAGTTATTACAGATTGGGATCAATCACGAACAGCAGCACCAAGAGTTGATGCTGACTGACGCCAAGCACATGTTGTCATGCAATCCGACGTGGCCAATCTATCGTGACGATCCGTTTGATCGTGCAGTGGCGGAGCGGGCGGAGCGATGGATCGAAGTACCCGATGGGATGCATGACATTGGGCATGAAGGCGACGGTTTTGCCTATGACAACGAATCGCCGCGGCATGCGACTCATTTGCATGCGACCTCGATTGCAACGACGCTTGTCACCAACGGCGAATTCTTGGAATTTGTCCAAGACGGCGGCTACGAGCGACCCGAGTTTTGGTTGTCGATGGGCTGGGCAACCGTTCAGCAGGACAATTGGGATGCCCCGCTGTATTGGGTGCAACAAGATGGTCGCTGGCACCAATTCACGCTCGCAGGATTGGTCCCCGTCGACCCTGATTGGCCCGTTACACATGTCAGCTATTTCGAAGCCGATGCCTTCGCTCGCTGGGCAGGCAAACGGTTGCCTACCGAGTTTCAGTGGGAAGCGGCGTGTCAGATCGCGAATCGTTCGTCTGACGTATCGCTCGAACAAGAGCCGTTTGCGGATGTGTTGATGAAGCAAAACAAGTGCATTCATCCGACGCGATCGCCAGCCGGATTGATGGGCGGCGTGTGGCAATGGACCTGCAGCAGTTATGCAGGCTATCCCGGCTATCGACCGCCCGCCGGCGCGGTAGGCGAATACAACGGCAAATTCATGTGCAATCAATATGTATTGCGAGGCGGCAGTGTCGCGACGTCAAGCAACCATATCCGCGATACCTATCGCAACTTCTTTCCACCCGAAGCACGTTGGCAATTCACCGGCATCCGGCTCGCCGACGATTGATCCGATCGAAAGATTGAGCCTGCGGCCTAAGGTTTTCCAATAAGCCCCGCTGCATCCGTTTACGCCAACTTGGCGCCGTTGTCGATCGATTTGTCGGGGACCGCCAACACGACCGAGCCATCGTCACGATAGAAACCGACGATCAAAAACTCGGATAGAAAGGGGCCGATCTGTTTGACGGGAAAATTCACAACCCCGATGATTTGACGGCCCAACAGTTCGTCTTTGGTGTAAAGCGACGTGATCTGAGCACTGGTTCGCTTGACACCAATCTTTGGTCCAAAATCGACCGTTACCTTGTACGCTGGCTTCCTGGCTTCGGGGAAATCCAATACTGCGACGATCGTTCCCGCACACAGTTCGACTTGTTCGAAATCGTCCCAGCTGATGGTGTTTTGATGACTCATTCTGTCTCACCACATTCGTGTCGGAATTGGTCTAAGAACGTTCGCATGAATTGCTCGCGTTGGCCTGCAATTCGGCGAGCCGCATCGGTGTTCAGCAGATCATGTAGCTTAAAAAGTTTCTCGTCAAAGTGGTCGATTGCTGTTTTGTGTTTTCCACCTGGGTTATCCGACAGGTAGAAAGGTTGTCCGATGGCGGCACCGTACTCGATCGTCCTGACGATACCGATCGCCCCGAGCGCGTCGAGCCGATCGGCGTCTTGCACGATCTTGGCCTCGAGTGAAAGTGTGGCGGGATCGGCAGCCTTGCGAAACGAAATGGTATCAACAATCGTCGCGACGTGCTCGATGGTGCTGGGGTCGACGGAATGCTTGGACAAAATATCGCGTGCAAATTCGGCACTTCGCTCTTGGCCGTCGTGAAATTTCGCATCGCCAAGATCATGTAGCAGTGCTGCCAATTCGACGACAAAGCGATCGCCGCCGACTTCCGCTTGAATTTCACGAGCCGATTTGAGTACACGCAACACATGATCGACATCATGTCCGGCCTGTTGTCCCGCCATCCGTTGGCAAACAAGACACTGCACTCGCTCTACGATTTCCGTTTCGGTCATCATCGTCCTAACTCTCCGATAGGCGTCCAGGCGGTTATTTGACGCAGCCTTACTTCGCGAACCGATCGTAGCGAAACGGGCCGATCGTTTCGAATGATCGTAGCGAAACTCGCCAAGAGTTTCGAGCGGCTTGAAGCTTGTCGCGTTTTATTCCCAGAGAATCAGCAGTTCGGGACAGAGGATATGGGAGGTGTTGTTGGGATCGACCAGGATCCGCAACGATTCACCACGATCACGAAAGCCTTCGGCTCGTTTAACGCTGATCCCATACGCATTGACGGTTGCCGTGTGGGGGCGTCCCAAGTGATCGAACTCGAATAGGACATGATGGCGACGTTGGTTGTTCACAGTGGTGCTTGTGCGTTTGACATCTTTGACAACGCCATGCACTAGATCGCCATGTCGACAAACACGTACTTTACGCCAGCGGAATCGCTGTGCGACATACAGCATGATGCCGCCGACCAACGGCAAGACCACCAGCATCACCGTCCCAATGCGTCGGTTCTCTGCATCACCAATCGCGAGTGCGGTAATGCCAATCGCAATTCCTGCCATCAGAAAGACGATGCCGAACAAAACGACTGGTAGAGTGTTGCCGAGCACTTGTGCTTTCATTCCCGGCGGCAGGGTCCGCGGTCGCGATTCAGCGAGGAATGTGTCCAATTGATCGCGGGTGACCGCCAATTTACGCAGTTGGTTTTTCAGTAACGTGCCTGCCAAACCGCCCATCCGATCGGCTGTCGCCTGGACATCCTCAATTCGTGTTTCGCGGTGTACGTCTGGATGAGCGTCAAGTGTTTCTTCGCCTTGTTGTATTTTTTCGGCGATCGCCAATGCCGTTTGCACAAAGTCCTTCTGGTCGGTTTGCTTCATCACCTCGTTGTGACGAAAAACGACCAAGTACCGGCCCTGGCCTTTGACGTTCCAGCCTGGGTGCTGGATCAAAAAATCACGTAGTTTGCGAGTGAACATCAACCGCACCGGTGATTCAGCCCAGGCGGTCAAGTGATAGTGGTCGGCGAATTGGGGGGAATCAGCAAAGTCCAGCGTGCCCAGTCCGCGCAGCCCCGCAGAACTAAGCAGCGAGAGCATTTTGCCGGCCATCCCCTTGGGTTTCGGAGCTAAATCAAATTGAGGAAGATCCAGATCAGACTCTACCAATACAACAGCGGATTGGCGAACATGACTGGTCGTGGTTGGCCCATCACTCGACCGATTCTCGCGGGTGTATCCCATTGTGACCACGTGCAAATGGGCATCACCAAACTGTGATTGCTGATGCACCGTAACGGAGACGGGGCCGGCGAACATTTCGGAAAGATCGATTTCGAGCGTCTCGGTGGTCTCAGCGGCCATGCGAATCGTCCAGGTTGTCAGCGGTGTGAATCAAAAGAGCGAGCGATCAAGGCCTCAGGCAGCGTAACGCAACAATCAGGGCGCGAGGATCTGAGTTCTTTCAATTGACACATTGCCACGCAGCTTTGTTGTAGTCGCAAAGACGCCAATCTTTGGCGGTCCGCGGACCTTCGATGGTTAGGGCGTCGAGAGCCGCAGTTCCTTTTTCCACCATTCGAGATACTGGTCGGCGGAAACGTTCGGGTCGAGTCCGCGTTTTCGCTGCGTGTTTTCATACCACTTTCTTTTTTCAGCAGTGATCGCATCATGATAGGCTTGATCGCCTTCGCGGATCGCCCCTTGGTCACCGCTCGTTTCAATCCACTGATTCAGCTGAGTTCGCATTCGCTTGAGTGTGGATTGATATTCGGGATTCTCGGCAAGGTTGTGCAGTTCGTCGGGATCCGCTGATAAGTCGTACAGTTCCTCGGCGGGGCGCGTTTTTTGCATCATGCGTGCCGCTTCCGGGGCGAGTTTGCCTTCGGCGTGCAGCACTTCCAATAGCGTGACCACCGGATAAGAGAGCTGCTTGTAGCTGCTGGTTTGCGTATAAGGGCGGTCGGGGTGAAAGTTGCGGATGTACTTGTACCGTGTGTCTCGGATGGCGCGGATGCGGTCGGCAGCTTCACCACAGCGATCGCGAGCGGCAAATACAAATTCGCGTCCTTTGAAATCGGCAGCCAGAATATTGACGCCCTCGGTGCGAGCGTGCGGCGTGATGTTAGCAGCACGTAAACACGTCGGAGCCACGTCGATCAGACTGACAAGGGCATCGCTGCTTGTGCCTGGATTATCGATCATCGGTCCGGCAACGATCAGTGGCGTATGGATCCCTTCGTCGTAAAGCCACTGTTTGCCCCAAACATGAGGCCGACCGTGATCGCCAAAGAGCATGATCAACGTGTTTTCACGCAATCCTTCGGCATCCAAACGATCTAAGATGGCCGCGACATGCTTGTCACCCTTTTCCACCGATGCCAAATAGTTCGCCATGTCGGCGCGGGTCACCGGATGATCGGGAACGTTGGGCGGCAACGTTAGTTTGTCGGCCCGCTCGGGATCGCCGTCTTGGACAAACGGGCGATGAGGCTCGTGGATTTGCACCTGAGCAAAAAACGGTTGCCCGTCGCGACGCTGCGACCAATCGTTACCGTGAAATAGGTCGTCGTCGGCGATGAAGTTGTAGTCCCGCTTGGCTTTGCCTTTGACCCCCGGAGGCTTCAGGTCACAGACAAAATAGCCTGCATCGCCAAACTGCTGCATCACCGTTTGCACGCCCTCAGGCAACGGCTTCATTTGCCGCGTGCGATGGTGGTGTGCGCCAATCGAGGTTTGATACATGCCGGTGACCAACGCACTCCGCGACGACGAGCAGACCGGCGACGTCGAGTAACACTGCGTATAGCGAACGCCTTCGCTGCACAACCGATCCATCGCGGGCGTTGAAACGTGAGGCGTTCCAAAACAGCCAATCTCGGGCCCGAGATCATCCAAAACGATCCACAGAACGTTCGGGCGCTGGTCCGCCATCGCACTGCCAAGCATCAAGGATGCGAGGGCAAAGAGGCACGCGATCATGCGAAACAAGCGTCGTGGTGTCGGTGGCATTGGTTGAGGATGAATTTCATTCATGGTGAGGAATGGTGTCTAAGACGAACCGCATGCACGCTTTAGGCCATATCGGTAATGACCATCATCAGCCGCACTACTTCGTCACCTCTGGATTGGCCTTACCGTCCGCGTCCAAGTTGTCGGTGACCCACAAAATGCCTCGAACAACGACGTCCATGTAGCGAGCATCGGCGACGGTGTCGTTTTGGTGACCAAGCGAGGTGCTGAAGATCTTGGTTTTCTGAGGACCGTAGTGATTGGTCCATGCGATCACTGCGGTCGATTCCGTGGCCGTCGCATCGGGATTCTGCTTCAGTTGCTTCTTGTTTGGCGGCATCATTTGTTTGCCTTCGATCAGGGCACTCGCACCGGCAAACACACGGATGTTGTTGTACAGTTCTTCGTTGATCGTTGTCCAATTCTCGAACCCTTTCATGATCGGGTGTGTCGAATCGGTGCTCAGCACATCGATGGGCAATTTAGGGCCGTGGCCTGTCGATTGCAGCCCAAGCATTTCGTACCAACCCGCGTTGTCGGCGCCGGGCTGCACGGGCGATTTGAAATCACCCCAACGGTAGCTGTGCATCGCACAGTGCAGATTGACGGCCGGAGTGCCGTTGCGATGCGCAGCCAGGATGCGATCGACGTAAGGCCGCTCGATCACGTTGGCGGAACATTCATCGTGCACAATGACATCGTATCCCTTGGCCCAATCATCGGATTCGTAGATGTCAAAACGGGCGGTGGTGGTGGTGCTCTCACTCAGCTCGACGGTGACTTCGGCATTCAGCCGTTCTTCGATGCCTTGCTTCAGCAACTTCGTTTGCGTCGCGTAGTCGTGGCAACAACCGCCGGCGACCAGCAGCACCTTCAGCGGCTCGGCTTTCTTGGCTGCCTCTTCCGCCGTTGCGATCGAGGGGCTTTGCAGCGACCCCAGCGTGAGGGTGGCGACTAGGGTCAGCAGGCGGATGGGAGAGATTTTCATCAAAGGTGTCTCGTAACACAAAGGGTGGGAAATTTCGGGAATGTCAGTGAAGCCGTAAAGCGAGCGACGTGGCCACGACTCAGTTTACTTGCGTTGGTATTGAAAGTTAAATCGCGGATTCGTCGACATGGTTCGCGCCTCGGAGATCAGCTTACTCAACTCGGCCGCCTGTTCGGGATGTTGGGCGGCGACATTGTTCTTTTCGCCGGGATCGACGGACAAATCATACAGTTCGATGGGCGATTTTGGATCGAGATCGACATTGTAGCGAACCCCTTTCCATTTGCCCTTGCGAATGGCCACACGCCCCTTTTTCTCGAGAAATTCCCAGTAGAGGTAATCACGTTCTTGCTGTTGTTCCGGTTTTCCAAGCAGCGTGGGCAGGATCGAAACGCCATCGGTTTTGCCAGGCAGCGGTCGGTCGACCAAATCGGCCATCGTCGGCAAAAAATCCCAGAACGCCGAAATTTCGTCCGAGACACTTCCCGCTTCGATTTTGGTGGGCCAAGCGGCGATCATCGGTACTCGAATCCCCCCTTCGTAGAGATCGCGTTTCAGCCCGGTGAACGGGCCGTTGGAATCGAAATAGTCGGGGGCATGGCCCCCTTCTTGGTGAGGCCCATTGTCGGACGAGAAAATCACCAGCGTGTCCTCTGCAATCCCCAATCGCTCCAGTTCCGCGGTGAGCTCGCCAACATAATCGTCCAGCACATTGACCATCGCGACAAACGCAGCATGCGGTTCGGGCTGCCCCAAATAATAGTCGTCGGGGTACTCTGTCTCGGGCGGAAATTTGCCCCGGTACTTTTTCATGTACGATTCCGGCGCGACCATATCGGCGTGTGGCTGGATGGCGGCGTAGTAACAGAAAAACGGCTGGTCTTTGTTGTCACGAATAAATTTCAATGCTTGATCATGGATCAAATCCGGTGCGTAATCATGTTTGTGTGACGCGACGTTACCCCAGAGCAATTGACGCTCTTGGTCGTTCCACAGAAATGCGGGGTAGTAGCAGTGGGCAATTCGCTGACAGTTGTATCCATAGAAACGGTCAAACCCCATCTTCAACGGCTCGCTGACGGAGCCGGGGGCTCCCAATCCCCATTTGCCAAAGAGGCCGGTCTTGTATCCAGCAGCTTGCAGATGCTTTGCCACGGTGTAGGTATCTGCGGGCATCGGTTCCTGGCCTTCGGGCGAAACTTCCGCATTGCCGCGCACTACCGTGTGGCCAGTGTGAAGTCCGGTCAACAGGGCACACCGCGACGGGGCACAAACGGTGCTGCCAGAATAGTGCTGGGTGAAACGCATCCCCCGCTGGGCCAATGCATCAATGTTGGGAGTCTCGAACTTGGTTTGCCCATAACAGCTGAGGTCGCCGTAACCGAGGTCGTCGGCAAGGATGTAAATCACATTGGGGGTGCGTGGTTCATCCGCTAATACTGCGACGGCCACCAGGTTGGC
Coding sequences within:
- a CDS encoding arylsulfatase: MKSLLICLLQCCLANLVAVAVLADEPRTPNVIYILADDLGYGDLSCYGQTKFETPNIDALAQRGMRFTQHYSGSTVCAPSRCALLTGLHTGHTVVRGNAEVSPEGQEPMPADTYTVAKHLQAAGYKTGLFGKWGLGAPGSVSEPLKMGFDRFYGYNCQRIAHCYYPAFLWNDQERQLLWGNVASHKHDYAPDLIHDQALKFIRDNKDQPFFCYYAAIQPHADMVAPESYMKKYRGKFPPETEYPDDYYLGQPEPHAAFVAMVNVLDDYVGELTAELERLGIAEDTLVIFSSDNGPHQEGGHAPDYFDSNGPFTGLKRDLYEGGIRVPMIAAWPTKIEAGSVSDEISAFWDFLPTMADLVDRPLPGKTDGVSILPTLLGKPEQQQERDYLYWEFLEKKGRVAIRKGKWKGVRYNVDLDPKSPIELYDLSVDPGEKNNVAAQHPEQAAELSKLISEARTMSTNPRFNFQYQRK